In one window of Lacticaseibacillus casei DSM 20011 = JCM 1134 = ATCC 393 DNA:
- the nth gene encoding endonuclease III: MTDAEARQLFNQIMALYPDPEPTLHAANPFEILVAVMLSAQTTDVAVNAVTPALFAAYPTPEAMAAAPVTDIAEKISRLGLYRTKAAHLKALSAILVQSYGGKVPADAADLVKLPGVGKKTATVVLSDAFGIPGVAVDTHVSRIVKGLGLVSPKATPVQIQKRLEALMPKSTWIKLHRSLIRFGREHLRAQDPKIPAGSEWSFLAEHYAPLKEAAKH; encoded by the coding sequence ATGACTGACGCAGAGGCTAGGCAATTGTTTAACCAAATCATGGCACTATATCCTGATCCCGAACCGACATTGCACGCAGCGAACCCTTTTGAAATTCTGGTTGCGGTGATGCTGTCGGCGCAAACGACAGATGTTGCCGTCAATGCTGTCACCCCGGCATTGTTTGCGGCTTATCCAACTCCGGAAGCAATGGCCGCTGCGCCGGTGACGGATATTGCCGAAAAAATCAGCCGACTCGGGTTGTACCGGACGAAAGCAGCCCACTTAAAGGCATTAAGTGCCATTTTGGTTCAGTCATATGGCGGTAAGGTTCCGGCTGACGCAGCTGATTTGGTTAAGCTGCCAGGGGTCGGCAAGAAAACGGCGACGGTCGTACTTAGCGATGCGTTCGGCATTCCTGGCGTGGCCGTCGATACACATGTCAGTCGGATTGTGAAGGGGTTGGGATTAGTTTCGCCTAAGGCCACGCCAGTTCAGATTCAGAAGCGACTGGAAGCATTAATGCCGAAGTCTACCTGGATCAAGTTGCACCGCAGCCTGATTCGTTTTGGTCGCGAGCATTTACGCGCCCAAGACCCAAAAATACCGGCCGGTTCCGAATGGTCATTTTTAGCAGAGCATTACGCGCCGCTTAAGGAGGCAGCTAAGCATTGA
- a CDS encoding DUF1273 domain-containing protein has protein sequence MAGKRLWITGYRAYELNVFGNQDPKLKVLKISLKNTLLQYLDEGLNWLITGGQLGVEQWAIEVALRLKPLYPDFKIAMMLPFTDFGSKWNEANQGQLAALRQQVDFSDAVSQAPYQRPAQLQGYMRFMTAHTDAAVIVYDPEFPGKPQWDYRAAEDMAKRRDYPVTLITMDDLEDTAQEMAEAENEHFQND, from the coding sequence ATGGCTGGAAAACGATTGTGGATAACCGGATACCGTGCCTATGAACTCAATGTCTTTGGCAATCAGGACCCGAAGCTAAAAGTCCTTAAAATTTCATTAAAAAACACACTGCTTCAGTATCTGGATGAAGGCCTGAACTGGCTGATTACCGGCGGCCAATTAGGCGTTGAGCAGTGGGCAATCGAGGTTGCTTTAAGGCTGAAGCCATTGTATCCCGACTTTAAAATTGCGATGATGCTGCCGTTTACGGATTTTGGCTCAAAGTGGAATGAAGCCAATCAGGGACAACTGGCCGCACTACGCCAGCAAGTCGATTTTTCCGATGCAGTTTCGCAGGCGCCGTATCAACGACCGGCACAGTTACAGGGTTATATGCGGTTCATGACCGCACACACGGATGCTGCGGTGATTGTTTACGATCCGGAGTTTCCCGGTAAGCCGCAGTGGGATTACCGCGCTGCCGAAGATATGGCAAAACGGCGTGATTATCCGGTCACGTTGATTACGATGGACGATTTGGAAGACACTGCCCAAGAAATGGCAGAAGCGGAAAATGAGCATTTTCAAAACGATTGA
- a CDS encoding deoxycytidylate deaminase, translating to MTDKIVPSKRKVHRESWDHYFLELAQQVSERSTCERATVGAVLVQEHRIIATGYNGAISGDPHCDEAGHLMRDGHCIRTIHAEMNAIIQCAANGVSTHGATVYVNFFPCLNCTKALIQAGIKRIVYAHDYRNDPYGEALLKQHHLDVLHLAPQD from the coding sequence TTGACAGATAAAATTGTGCCATCTAAACGAAAGGTTCATCGTGAAAGTTGGGATCATTATTTTCTCGAACTCGCGCAACAAGTTTCGGAACGGTCAACTTGTGAGCGAGCCACTGTTGGCGCTGTTTTAGTGCAGGAACACCGCATCATTGCCACGGGCTATAATGGCGCCATCAGTGGCGATCCGCATTGTGATGAGGCAGGGCACTTAATGCGTGACGGCCACTGCATTCGCACGATTCACGCAGAGATGAACGCGATTATCCAATGCGCAGCCAATGGTGTCAGTACCCACGGCGCGACTGTTTACGTGAACTTCTTCCCGTGTCTGAATTGCACTAAGGCTTTGATTCAAGCCGGGATTAAGCGCATTGTTTACGCGCACGACTATCGCAATGATCCATATGGTGAAGCCTTGTTAAAGCAACATCATTTGGATGTCTTACACTTAGCACCACAAGATTAA
- the recU gene encoding Holliday junction resolvase RecU, which yields MTIRYPNGNPYKDGTQLSPDPVSRPTIYGGRGMTLEEELNLSNQYYRSVDKAVVYKKPTPVQIVKVDYPKRSQAVIREAYFKTPSTTDYNGVYRGYYLDFEAKETKNKASFPLKNFHQHQIDHFRRCLKQNGICFVVIRFATIKRLFVFPASRLIACWDHQSTGGRKSIPLTKIIQHGFELHPQLQPVVPFLDGVDWLIETKVGNLRG from the coding sequence ATGACCATTCGTTATCCCAATGGTAATCCATACAAAGACGGGACGCAATTATCACCGGATCCCGTTTCGCGCCCAACGATTTATGGCGGGCGTGGGATGACATTAGAAGAAGAACTTAATCTCAGTAATCAGTATTATCGCAGTGTTGACAAGGCGGTCGTGTATAAAAAGCCGACGCCTGTGCAAATTGTAAAAGTCGACTACCCCAAACGTAGCCAGGCGGTGATTCGCGAAGCGTACTTTAAGACACCTTCTACCACAGATTATAATGGGGTTTATCGTGGTTATTACCTTGACTTTGAAGCCAAGGAAACCAAGAATAAGGCAAGCTTCCCGCTAAAAAACTTCCATCAGCACCAGATTGATCATTTTCGGCGCTGTTTGAAGCAAAACGGGATCTGTTTTGTTGTGATTCGATTTGCGACAATTAAGCGGCTTTTTGTTTTTCCGGCAAGCCGATTAATCGCATGCTGGGATCACCAGAGCACCGGTGGCCGTAAGTCGATTCCATTAACAAAAATCATTCAACACGGATTTGAACTCCATCCGCAGTTGCAACCGGTCGTGCCGTTTCTTGACGGTGTTGACTGGTTGATCGAAACGAAAGTAGGTAATTTGCGTGGCTGA
- a CDS encoding PBP1A family penicillin-binding protein, with protein sequence MADNQNMSRMARRREDKLTNGPKPPKKLWRRILKWTLLGLLVLFIAGVGLFSWYAKDAPEVTQAKLESGGSSTIYDRSGNEITTLGLENRDYVKASEIPQRLKDAVVSIEDRRFYDEKLGIDPVRIIGAAFNNLTGTSDGLQGGSTLTQQLIKLSVFSTKSSDQTLRRKAQEAWLAMQVQQKYSKDQILEYYINKVFMNYGQYGMSTGAKFYFNKSLKDLTLAQTAFIAGLPQSPAGYDPYKYPQKATQRRNAVIDAMLRDKKITAADAKKAKATPITDGLQPKQQQTNTTANDKIIDSYLTQVIAEVKKKTGLNPYTDNLDIYTNIDMSAQRRLYDIVNTDDYVSFPDDSFQTGVTMTDPDNGEVLAQIGGRKTGDVRLAYNRAAQNTRSNGSTMKPLMDYGPAIEYLNYSTYEQMLDEPYQYPGTSISLYDWDKKYQGRISMRTALEQSRNIPAVKTLSAVGMTNAVKFLKGLGIDLPSSEQYLSSAIGASVNTVQEAGAYGAFANGGTYYKPYYVNKVVSADGNTQTFNSQGTRAMKSSTAYMITDMLKGVLTKGTGTAAAISGLHQAGKTGTTDYSDAELKQNPALNATGIAKDAWFTGYTRNRVISVWTGYDKPTSHGISYAEQEISQKIYKALMSYTSQNLDNRDWTQPDTVESYNILKGSNPGTAITGGSGNTTKELYVRGHGPSSRKAVAESSSSSATSESSSSRASDESSSSEVSESVESSVSTPSVTTPSASQASQEEPSSNSTPSSASGGGSSGGNQ encoded by the coding sequence GTGGCTGATAATCAGAACATGTCGCGAATGGCGCGACGCCGCGAAGATAAACTCACTAATGGACCCAAGCCGCCCAAGAAATTGTGGCGGCGTATTCTCAAGTGGACATTGCTTGGATTGCTTGTCCTGTTCATTGCAGGCGTGGGCCTGTTCTCTTGGTATGCCAAAGATGCCCCTGAAGTCACCCAGGCGAAGTTGGAATCAGGCGGTTCCAGCACCATTTATGATCGCAGCGGAAACGAGATCACGACGCTTGGACTCGAAAACCGTGATTACGTGAAAGCTTCCGAAATTCCGCAGCGGTTGAAAGATGCCGTTGTTTCGATTGAAGATCGCCGGTTTTACGATGAAAAGTTAGGCATTGATCCGGTTCGAATCATCGGCGCCGCCTTCAACAACCTGACTGGAACCAGCGATGGCCTTCAAGGTGGTTCAACTTTGACGCAGCAGCTGATTAAGCTGTCTGTATTTAGTACGAAGTCATCTGACCAAACCCTGCGCCGTAAAGCTCAAGAAGCTTGGTTGGCGATGCAGGTCCAGCAAAAATACAGTAAAGATCAGATTCTGGAGTACTACATCAACAAAGTCTTCATGAATTATGGTCAGTACGGGATGAGCACCGGCGCCAAGTTTTATTTTAATAAATCGCTCAAAGACCTGACGTTAGCGCAGACGGCGTTCATTGCCGGTCTTCCGCAAAGTCCTGCCGGTTACGATCCGTACAAGTATCCGCAAAAGGCAACCCAGCGCCGCAATGCGGTTATTGATGCGATGCTGCGGGACAAGAAAATCACAGCAGCAGACGCTAAAAAGGCCAAGGCTACGCCGATTACGGATGGCTTGCAGCCGAAACAGCAGCAAACCAATACCACGGCCAATGACAAGATTATCGATTCTTACCTCACCCAGGTGATAGCCGAAGTGAAGAAGAAAACCGGGTTAAATCCGTATACCGATAATCTGGATATTTATACCAATATTGACATGAGTGCCCAGCGCCGGTTGTATGACATTGTTAATACCGACGACTATGTGAGCTTCCCTGATGATTCTTTCCAAACCGGGGTTACCATGACCGATCCGGATAATGGTGAAGTGCTGGCACAGATTGGTGGCCGTAAAACCGGCGATGTACGCCTTGCCTATAACCGCGCGGCACAAAATACCCGTAGTAACGGATCGACCATGAAACCGCTCATGGATTATGGGCCGGCCATTGAATATCTGAACTATTCTACGTATGAACAAATGCTGGATGAACCTTACCAGTATCCGGGAACCAGTATTTCCTTATATGACTGGGACAAGAAGTATCAAGGCCGTATTTCTATGCGGACCGCCCTCGAACAATCGCGGAATATTCCGGCGGTCAAAACTTTGAGTGCTGTTGGTATGACCAACGCCGTGAAGTTCCTGAAAGGCTTGGGTATTGATTTACCAAGTTCGGAGCAGTACCTCTCAAGTGCGATCGGCGCTTCGGTTAACACGGTTCAAGAAGCAGGCGCTTATGGGGCTTTTGCGAACGGCGGCACGTATTACAAACCGTATTACGTCAACAAGGTTGTGAGTGCTGACGGCAACACACAGACCTTCAACAGTCAAGGAACGCGTGCGATGAAGTCCAGTACCGCGTATATGATTACCGACATGCTGAAAGGTGTCTTGACCAAGGGTACCGGCACCGCGGCAGCTATTTCCGGACTTCACCAGGCCGGCAAAACCGGGACCACCGATTACAGCGATGCCGAACTTAAACAAAATCCGGCGTTAAACGCAACGGGAATTGCTAAGGACGCTTGGTTCACCGGATATACGCGCAATCGGGTCATTTCGGTTTGGACAGGCTACGATAAACCGACGTCGCATGGCATTAGTTATGCTGAGCAGGAGATCTCGCAGAAAATATACAAAGCGCTGATGAGTTATACCTCACAGAATCTGGATAATCGCGACTGGACCCAACCAGATACGGTTGAATCCTACAACATTCTAAAAGGCAGCAATCCGGGAACCGCGATTACTGGCGGCTCAGGTAATACCACGAAAGAACTGTACGTCCGTGGTCATGGGCCAAGCAGTCGCAAAGCGGTCGCCGAGTCTTCATCCTCAAGTGCCACTTCCGAATCATCGTCGTCACGGGCTAGTGATGAAAGCTCAAGCAGTGAAGTTTCCGAAAGCGTTGAATCAAGCGTTTCCACACCGAGTGTCACAACGCCAAGTGCCTCGCAGGCTTCACAAGAAGAACCATCTTCAAATAGTACGCCTTCATCGGCAAGCGGTGGTGGCTCCTCTGGCGGCAATCAGTAA
- a CDS encoding DnaD domain-containing protein, translated as MTDLRTYTEAGQFSVSNLLFDHYPALGLTQTEFLTYLFLDQWQSNHHQAPDLKALANLMNVAPNAIYTAIETLIQKKAIVLESVPDNQGRMRDYYDLSPLLAKIPNSGQTTSTAVTQPNADAQTNVFNQIEIEFGRPLSPIEQETIRDWLTTDHYLPEVILLALREAVLNSAYSLKYMDRILLNWERRHLKTAQQVQADIKRHQEL; from the coding sequence ATGACTGATTTAAGGACTTATACTGAAGCAGGGCAGTTCAGTGTCTCGAACCTGCTGTTTGACCATTATCCAGCATTGGGGCTGACACAGACCGAATTTCTGACGTATCTTTTTTTGGATCAATGGCAATCCAACCACCATCAGGCCCCGGATCTCAAAGCATTAGCCAACCTGATGAATGTCGCACCTAACGCGATTTACACAGCCATTGAAACCTTGATTCAAAAAAAGGCGATCGTACTGGAAAGCGTTCCTGACAATCAAGGGCGGATGCGGGATTACTATGATCTCAGTCCGCTACTTGCAAAGATTCCGAATAGCGGTCAAACCACCAGCACGGCGGTGACGCAACCAAATGCCGATGCCCAGACAAACGTTTTCAATCAAATCGAAATTGAATTTGGCCGGCCGCTTTCCCCGATTGAGCAGGAAACCATTCGGGACTGGTTGACTACTGATCATTATCTGCCAGAGGTCATTTTGTTGGCGTTACGCGAGGCGGTTTTGAATTCGGCGTACTCATTAAAATATATGGATCGTATTTTGCTAAACTGGGAACGCCGCCATCTCAAAACCGCGCAACAAGTTCAAGCTGACATTAAGCGGCATCAGGAGCTTTAG